The nucleotide window TTTAAATCGGCCCGAAGAGTTTAGACCATGCGGGGCGAGCTCCTCACAGTCCTAGGCATAGTCCTAATCCTCGTGGGCTTCCTGCTGGTTTTTATCGGAACCATGATGTCGGCTTTAAGCGGTGAGAGCGAGGTCGAAGGAGGCGGCGTAATAATGATAGGGCCCATACCAATAATCTTTGGCACTCAAAGGGGTGCCACGCTGGCTATGGTGCTCGCGATAGTACTCATGGTCCTTTGGTTCCTCCTTGCTCTAGTCTCTCGAATGAAGTAAGGAGCCATGTAGCCAAACCACCATACAACGGAGAGGAGGAACAGCTAAGATGAATTACATCCTCGGCATATCCATACTCCTCGTTTTTGCTAAGAGCCTTGAGTGGCTCCTGGAGAAGAAGGACATACATCCAATACTCGCTCACATAACAACAGGGATAATCCTCGGACCCTTCGTCCTAGACCTCGTCTCCCCGAGTGAGCAGCTCAAGGTTCTGAGCGAGTTTGGCCTGCTAATGATGATGCTCTACATGGGTCTTACGAGTAATTTCTCGGCGATAGCTCAGAACACCCAGAAGGCCCTTGTGGTTGCTTCCTTCGGCGTGGCCTTCTCCTTTATCCTCGGCTATCTAACCGTGAGGGCCTTCGGCTTTCCCTTTGTGGCGGCCATCTTCGTGGGAGTTACCCTTGGCAACACGGCTATAGAAGTCACCAGCGGCGTCCTCGTGAAAGAGCGCGTTGGAAGGCTAGTGTCGTCAGTTCTCATGGGCGCGGCCTTCGCGGACGACATAATAGCGGTTTACCTCATAGGTGTCGTAACCGCAATGACGAAAGGGAGCTTAGACTTAATTTCCATTGTCCTCCTTACCCTTAAGATAGCTCTCTTCCTCGTTGCCACGCTCTTGATTTCCGAGTTCGTGTTTAAGCGTTCCCACTGGTTCTATGCTGTCGTTAGAAACCTCAACGTCTTCTTCACTTTCACCATAATCCTGACCTTTGCCCTCGCTGTGATTGCAGAGGAGATTGGCCTGAACCAAATCATCGGAGCATACCTTGCTGGTCTGACGATAAGCAGGCTCAGGGAGAGGAAGGATCCTCTCGTAGTCAGCAAGATAAAGCTGAACG belongs to Pyrococcus yayanosii CH1 and includes:
- a CDS encoding TIGR00304 family membrane protein, which gives rise to MRGELLTVLGIVLILVGFLLVFIGTMMSALSGESEVEGGGVIMIGPIPIIFGTQRGATLAMVLAIVLMVLWFLLALVSRMK
- a CDS encoding cation:proton antiporter, which translates into the protein MNYILGISILLVFAKSLEWLLEKKDIHPILAHITTGIILGPFVLDLVSPSEQLKVLSEFGLLMMMLYMGLTSNFSAIAQNTQKALVVASFGVAFSFILGYLTVRAFGFPFVAAIFVGVTLGNTAIEVTSGVLVKERVGRLVSSVLMGAAFADDIIAVYLIGVVTAMTKGSLDLISIVLLTLKIALFLVATLLISEFVFKRSHWFYAVVRNLNVFFTFTIILTFALAVIAEEIGLNQIIGAYLAGLTISRLRERKDPLVVSKIKLNELINDLQVVLTEFFIPLFFIYVGLMFNPPLEKVSIPLILALYASAVLGKLIGCSLGMKLFRASWSDAILVGIGMGGRGSLELAILKFGLESGIIDQSLFATIIIISMLTALTTPIFFKHAIKKVKK